Proteins encoded by one window of Rhodamnia argentea isolate NSW1041297 chromosome 6, ASM2092103v1, whole genome shotgun sequence:
- the LOC125315512 gene encoding disease resistance protein RPV1-like encodes MERGTDSQASSGSSYEVFLSFRGPDTRHGFTDCLYHGMVAAGILIFRDDESLRVGERIGGELLRAIENSKIYIPIFSTNYASSHWCLRELAYMVECASKSNGNKEILPIFFDVEPVDVKLKTNLYRQNLSQIQKTFRTEVKSWEKCLIDVGKIRGWNLKKDEGQGNLIQSVIQAILAKLNVSYKNVTEHLVGVDDRVDAIIKMLDVKSESVQFLAIHGMGGVGKTTLAKVVFNRLSSRFQGSNFLSDVRESSKRHGLVYLQKQLLSKFLDARSVNQIHDADGGINMIKRVLCSKKVLIVLDDMDEEKQLKSLAAKGNWFGSGSRIIVTTRYKSVLMTDGESTSEGLVKSANISTYEVREMKFHHALKLFDRHAFGRDFPPDHYVSLSEKVVSTLGKLPLALEVTGSSLSNKSKEFWVDTLKKLEKAPSKEVQKTLMITYERLDDAQRQVFLDIACFFVNEDKTYPFYMWDDCECFPNNTIEVLYLLSLIKIKDDNTFWMHDQVRDFGRAIVHEENFKDPCERSRVWNHREAPSILKQKEGSRKIEALSLGNRGDIITNDEVANLRNLRFLEGNGVFLVGDFTNLLPNLRWFSWRWCPHEFVATNFHPTNLVVLDLSHSSVSEKWIGWNQINVASKLKVLDLSNCENLMRTPDLSTLVSLERLILEDCRNLIEIVPSIGKLKLLTILNLKGCDSLQVLPEEIGCLQALTEIVMPKTLNELPRTFGNLRSLLILDVSHSRISKLPYSIGGLVKLRQLNLSGCTKIEKLPDSFEKLQFLVELDLSSTSLGHLPNSIGNLKQLKILRMTHISRITKLPSAIGLVEKLEELDASRCYNLTEVSKEIGRLSYLRILDLSYTLISSLPTTLSYLSNLQILKLESCLELKRLWGLPSSLTCLKWTSDEDVRYEWENITALPTLYSQLGIPSLPLELPKEVKLRSTIHIPSLPSSLRELELGNLEIDSSKFSNLKNLSTLRLNSCLIWEYTRAFFYNWQREITDMTNGRSFELGMEYSRHSNLRRREFLANALDLSPMKSLQEVHLLGFMHVVELCGLAELGSLCFLSVVDCNSMERMSGLSKLRQLRKLRVGECPKLRRLEGLNHLESLQKLWIHNCRSLESLADTSDLHLECSTIERCGRLPNRKSYCRCHDNTDSVVNKHDHAGYF; translated from the exons ATGGAGAGAGGGACGGATTCACAGGCGTCCTCCGGATCTTCGTACGAGGTTTTTCTAAGTTTTCGAGGACCCGACACCCGTCATGGATTCACCGATTGTCTTTACCACGGTATGGTTGCCGCCGGGATTCTCATCTTTAGGGATGATGAATCCCTCCGTGTCGGTGAAAGAATTGGTGGTGAACTTCTACGAGCAATTGAGAATTCCAAGATCTACATTCCCATATTCTCCACAAATTACGCTTCGAGCCACTGGTGCCTCCGAGAGCTTGCGTACATGGTCGAGTGCGCCTCGAAATCGAATGGGAACAAAGAGATTCTGCCGATTTTCTTCGACGTGGAACCTGTTGATGTCAAGCTCAAGACAAACTTATACAGACAGAATCTTTCACAGATCCAGAAGACGTTTCGCACTGAAGTAAAGTCATGGGAAAAGTGTCTCATCGATGTGGGCAAGATAAGGGGATGGAACTTGAAGAAAGATGAAGG CCAAGGAAATCTGATCCAATCGGTAATTCAAGCTATCTTGGCAAAGCTGAATGTCAGTTATAAAAATGTGACTGAACATCtagttggagttgatgatcgTGTGGATGCTATAATCAAGATGTTGGATGTGAAGTCAGAGAGTGTGCAATTCCTCGCAATCCACGGAATGGGCGGTGTTGGCAAAACAACACTAGCCAAAGTTGTCTTCAACCGACTGTCTTCTCGGTTCCAAGGCTCAAATTTCCTTTCGGATGTTCGAGAGTCATCGAAACGACATGGCCTGGTATATTTGCAAAAACAACTGCTATCCAAGTTCCTTGATGCTCGTTCTGTCAACCAAATTCATGACGCGGATGGTGGGATCAACATGATTAAAAGGGTGCTTTGTAGTAAAAAAGTCCTCATTGTTCTTGACGACATGGATGAAGAAAAGCAACTGAAAAGTTTGGCAGCAAAAGGAAATTGGTTTGGTTCTGGTAGTAGGATTATCGTTACTACTAGATACAAAAGTGTCCTAATGACTGATGGAGAATCCACAAGTGAAGGCCTTGTAAAGTCTGCAAATATTTCAACTTATGAAGTGCGGGAAATGAAATTTCATCATGCACTTAAGCTTTTCGATAGGCATGCCTTCGGGAGAGATTTTCCACCCGATCATTATGTCTCCCTTTCGGAAAAAGTTGTCTCCACTTTGGGAAAGCTTCCCTTAGCTCTTGAAGTGACAGGTTCATCCCTTTCAAATAAATCTAAAGAATTTTGGGTAGACACTTTGAAGAAGCTAGAAAAAGCTCCTTCCAAAGAAGTGCAAAAAACATTGATGATAACTTATGAAAGGTTAGATGATGCACAGAGGCAAGTATTTCTAGACatagcttgtttttttgttaatgaggATAAAACCTACCCTTTCTACATGTGGGATGATTGTGAATGCTTTCCAAACAATACCATTGAAGTCCTCTATCTGTTGTCcttgataaaaatcaaagatgacaatactttttggatgcatgaccaagtcCGGGACTTCGGAAGGGCAATTGTCcatgaagaaaatttcaaagatcccTGCGAGCGTAGTAGAGTGTGGAATCATCGGGAAGCCCCGAGCATTCTAAAGCAAAAAGAG GGAAGTAGGAAAATAGAAGCACTGTCACTAGGAAATCGTGGGGACATTATTACGAATGATGAAGTTGCTAATTTACGAAACCTGAGGTTCTTGGAAGGGAATGGGGTGTTCCTTGTCGGAGACTTCACTAATCTTCTCCCTAATTTAAGATGGTTTTCTTGGCGATGGTGTCCGCACGAGTTTGTGGCTACAAACTTTCATCCGACTAATTTAGTTGTTCTTGACCTTTCACACAGCTCTGTTTCAGAGAAATGGATTGGCTGGAACCAAATCAAT gtGGCAAGTAAACTAAAAGTACTAGATCTTAGCAATTGCGAGAACTTAATGAGAACACCTGATTTATCTACGTTGGTGTccttggagagattgattcttgaagACTGTCGCAACCTAATTGAAATTGTCCCATCCATTGGTAAATTAAAGCTCCTAACGATTTTGAACTTGAAGGGATGTGATTCTCTTCAAGTGTTGCCTGAAGAAATAGGATGTCTACAGGCGTTGACAGAGATTGTCATGCCTAAGACGCTAAATGAACTTCCGAGGACGTTCGGTAATTTGCGGTCATTGTTGATCCTTGATGTATCACATAGTCGGATTAGCAAACTGCCTTACTCGATTGGAGGGCTAGTGAAACTTAGGCAGTTGAATTTATCCGGGTGTACGAAGATAGAGAAACTCCCGGACTCGTTTGAGAAGTTACAATTCTTGGTGGAGTTGGATTTGTCATCGACAAGTTTGGGTCACTTACCTAATTCAATCGGCAATCTaaagcaattgaaaatacttaggATGACCCACATAAGTCGGATAACAAAATTACCAAGTGCGATTGGGCTggtggagaagcttgaagagttAGATGCTAGTAGATGTTACAACTTGACTGAAGTCTCTAAAGAAATTGGGAGATTGTCTTATTTGAGAATCCTAGATTTgtcatacacacttatatctaGCTTGCCCACCACATTGAGCTACCTCTCTAATCTGCAAATACTTAAGTTGGAATCATGTCTTGAGCTTAAACGGTTGTGGGGGCTTCCCTCGAGTTTGACTTGTCTAAAATGGACTTCTGATGAAGATGTGCGATATGAGTGGGAAAATATCACTGCTTTGCCCACATTGTATTCTCAGTTGGGTATTCCCAGTCTCCCATTAGAGCTGCCAAAAGAAGTAAAGTTGCGCAGCACCATTCATATTCCTTCCCTCCCGTCTAGTTTAAGAGAGTTGGAACTTGGAAATCTGGAGATTGACTCGTCCAAGTTTTCCAATTTGAAGAACTTGTCGACCTTGCGATTAAATAGTTGTTTGATATGGGAATACACTAGGGCGTTTTTTTACAATTGGCAGAGGGAAATTACTGATATGACGAACGGCAGATCGTTTGAGTTGGGAATGGAATATTCGAGACATTCAAATTTGCGTAGGCGTGAGTTCCTCGCAAATGCACTTGATCTGTCGCCCATGAAGAGTCTCCAAGAGGTACATTTGCTGGGGTTCATGCATGTAGTTGAGCTTTGCGGCCTTGCAGAATTGGGATCCCTTTGCTTCTTATCGGTCGTGGATTGCAATTCCATGGAAAGGATGTCAGGCCTATCGAAATTGAGACAGCTGAGGAAGCTCAGAGTAGGAGAATGTCCAAAGCTAAGAAGGCTGGAGGGTCTGAACCACTTGgaatctttacagaagttgTGGATTCACAATTGCAGATCGTTGGAGAGTTTGGCCGACACCTCAGATTTGCATTTAGAATGTTCCACAATTGAACGTTGCGGGCGGTTGCCCAACCgtaaaagttattgtagatgtCATGATAACACAGATTCGGTGGTTAATAAACACGACCACGCTGGGTATTTTTGA
- the LOC115728961 gene encoding disease resistance protein RUN1-like has translation METGTGSQASSGSSYEVFLSFRGPDTRHGFTDCLYHGMVAAGILVFRDDESLRVGERIGGELQQAIEKSKIYIPIFSTNYASSHWCLRELAYMVECALKSNGNKEILPIFFDVEPVDVKLKTNLYRQNLSQIQKTFRTEVKSWEKALIDVGRIKGWNLKKDEGQGNPIQSVIEAVLAKLNVDYKNVTEHLVGVDDRVDVIIKMLDVKSDSVQFLAIHGMGGVGKTTLAKVVFNRLSSRFPGCNFLSDVRESSERHGLVYLQKQLLSKFLDSRSVNQIHDVDGGINMIKRVLCGKKVLIVLDDMDEEKQLKSLAAKGNWFGYGSRIIVTTRDKSVLKIDGESTGEGNIKSANISTYEVQEMEFHHALKLFNRHAFGRDSPPNDYVSLSEKVVSTLGKLPLALEVTGSSLSSKSKEFWVDTLKKLEKAPSKEVYRTLMITYERLDDAQRQVFLDITCFFVNEDKTYPFYMWDDCECFPNNAIEVLYLLSLIKIKDDNTFWMHDQVRDFGRAIVCEENFKDPRKRSRVWNHRETPSILKQKEVATKLKVLDLSNCEYLMRIPDLSTLVSLERLILEGCRNLIAIDPSIGKLKLLTTLNLKGCDSLQELPEEIGCLQALTEIVMPNTLLELPRTFGNLQSLLTLDVSHRLISKLPYSIRGLVKLRRLNLSGCTKIEELPDSFGKLQSLVELDLSLTSLGYLPDSIGNLEQLKILRMTRISRITKLPSAIWLMEKLEELDASRCYHLTGEISNEIGRLSCLRILDLSYTGILKLPTMLSYLSNLQMLKLESCPELKTLPRLPSSLTCLKWTLDSDESYEGTRFAQGSALPTIISPPLKLAERVESRRSMRFLPQDGSSLRELELGNLLIESWNFSNLKNLSTLRLASCSMPAFGSSWLKSMTRTEDTSIELVVKRSRHSEMYGREVLPIVLDLSPMKNLQEFHGKDVRPIEIEKAKEAQSRKMSKAKKRGRSLESLADTSDLHLECSTIERCERLPNRNSYCRCHDDRDSVVTELDHAGYEAEVLPV, from the exons ATGGAGACAGGGACGGGTTCACAGGCGTCATCCGGATCTTCGTACGAGGTTTTTCTCAGTTTTCGAGGACCAGACACCCGTCATGGATTCACCGATTGTCTTTACCACGGTATGGTTGCGGCCGGGATTCTCGTCTTTAGGGATGATGAATCCCTCCGTGTCGGTGAAAGAATTGGTGGTGAACTTCAACAAGCAATTGAGAAGTCCAAGATCTACATTCCCATATTCTCCACAAATTACGCTTCGAGCCACTGGTGCCTTCGAGAGCTCGCGTACATGGTCGAGTGCGCCTTGAAATCAAACGGGAACAAAGAGATTCTGCCGATTTTCTTCGACGTGGAACCTGTTGATGTCAAGCTCAAAACAAACTTATACAGGCAGAATCTTTCACAGATCCAGAAGACGTTTCGCACCGAAGTAAAGTCATGGGAAAAGGCTCTCATTGATGTGGGCAGGATAAAGGGATGGAACTTGAAGAAAGACGAAGG CCAAGGAAACCCGATCCAATCGGTAATTGAAGCTGTCTTGGCTAAGCTGAATGTCGATTATAAAAATGTGACTGAACATCtagttggagttgatgatcgTGTAGATGTGATAATCAAGATGTTGGATGTGAAATCAGATAGTGTGCAATTCCTCGCAATCCACGGAATGGGCGGTGTTGGCAAAACAACACTAGCCAAAGTCGTCTTCAACCGACTGTCTTCTCGGTTCCCGGGCTGCAATTTCCTTTCGGATGTTCGAGAGTCATCAGAACGACATGGCCTGGtatatttgcaaaaacaattgtTATCCAAGTTCCTTGATTCTCGTTCTGTCAATCAAATTCATGACGTGGATGGTGGGATCAACATGATTAAGAGGGTACTTTGTGGTAAAAAAGTTCTCATTGTTCTCGACGACATGGATGAAGAAAAGCAACTGAAAAGTCTGGCAGCAAAAGGAAATTGGTTCGGTTATGGTAGTAGGATTATCGTTACTACTAGAGACAAAAGTGTCCTAAAGATTGATGGAGAATCAACAGGTGAAGGCAATATAAAGTCTGCAAATATTTCAACTTACGAAGTGCAGGAAATGGAATTTCATCATGCACTTAAGCTTTTCAATAGGCATGCCTTCGGGAGAGACTCTCCACCTAATGATTATGTCTCCCTTTCAGAAAAAGTTGTCTCCACTTTGGGAAAGCTTCCTTTAGCTCTTGAAGTGACAGGTTCATCCCTTTCAAGTAAATCTAAAGAATTTTGGGTAGACACTTTGAAGAAGCTAGAAAAAGCTCCTTCCAAAGAAGTGTACAGAACATTGATGATAACTTATGAAAGGTTAGATGATGCACAAAGGCAAGTATTTTTGGATAtaacttgtttttttgttaatgaggATAAAACCTACCCTTTCTACATGTGGGATGATTGTGAATGCTTTCCAAACAACGCAATTGAAGTCCTCTATCTCTTGTCcttgataaaaatcaaagatgacaatactttttggatgcatgaccaagtcCGGGACTTCGGAAGGGCAATTGTCtgtgaagaaaatttcaaagatcccCGCAAGCGTAGTAGAGTGTGGAATCATCGGGAAACCCCGAGCATTCTAAAGCAGAAAGAG gtGGCAACTAAACTAAAAGTACTAGATCTTAGCAATTGCGAATACTTAATGAGAATACCTGATTTATCTACGTTGGTTTccttggagagattgattcttgaagGTTGTCGCAACTTAATTGCAATTGACCCATCCATTGGTAAATTGAAGCTCCTAACTACTTTGAACTTGAAGGGATGTGATTCTCTTCAAGAGTTGCCTGAAGAAATAGGATGTCTACAAGCTTTGACAGAGATTGTCATGCCTAATACGCTGCTTGAACTTCCAAGGACGTTTGGTAATTTGCAGTCATTGTTGACCCTTGATGTATCACATAGGCTGATTAGCAAATTGCCTTACTCTATTAGAGGGCTAGTGAAACTTAGGCGGTTGAATTTATCGGGGTGTACGAAGATAGAGGAACTCCCAGACTCGTTTGGGAAGTTACAATCCTTGGTTGAGTTGGATTTGTCATTGACAAGTTTGGGTTACTTACCTGATTCAATCGGCAATCTAGAGCAATTGAAAATACTCAGGATGACCCGCATAAGTCGGATAACAAAATTACCAAGTGCGATCTGGCTtatggagaagcttgaagagttAGATGCTAGTAGATGTTACCACTTGACTGGCGAAATCTCTAATGAAATTGGGAGATTGTCTTGTTTGAGGATCCTAGACTTATCATATACGGGTATATTGAAACTGCCCACCATGTTGAGTTACCTCTCTAATCTGCAAATGCTTAAGTTGGAATCATGTCCTGAGCTTAAAACGTTGCCTAGGCTTCCCTCGAGTTTGACTTGTCTAAAATGGACGCTTGATAGTGACGAATCCTATGAAGGCACGCGATTTGCGCAGGGGAGTGCTCTTCCCACTATTATCAGTCCCCCATTAAAGCTCGCAGAAAGAGTAGAGTCCCGCAGAAGCATGCGTTTTCTCCCCCAGGACGGGTCTAGTTTAAGAGAGTTAGAACTTGGAAATCTGCTGATTGAATCatggaatttttccaatttgaagaaCTTGTCGACATTGCGATTAGCTAGTTGTTCGATGCCAGCATTTGGTTCCAGTTGGCTGAAGAGCATGACTAGAACGGAGGACACATCGATTGAGTTGGTAGTGAAAAGATCAAGACATTCAGAGATGTATGGGCGTGAGGTCCTCCCAATTGTTCTTGATCTGTCGCCCATGAAGAATCTCCAAGAG TTCCATGGTAAGGATGTCAGACCTATCGAAATTGAGAAAGCTAAGGAAGCTCAGAGTAGGAAAATGTCCAAAGCTAAGAAGCGTGGAAG GTCGTTGGAGAGTTTGGCCGACACCTCGGATTTGCATTTAGAATGTTCCACAATTGAGCGTTGCGAGCGGTTGCCCAACCGTAACAGTTATTGTAGATGTCATGATGACAGAGATTCGGTGGTTACAGAACTCGACCACGCTGG ATACGAAGCAGAGGTACTGCCTGTGTGA